A genomic stretch from Onychostoma macrolepis isolate SWU-2019 chromosome 02, ASM1243209v1, whole genome shotgun sequence includes:
- the LOC131551371 gene encoding NACHT, LRR and PYD domains-containing protein 1 homolog isoform X2, protein MGSDTSKTCPVLKTRTLEDHSDDFSRLSENALRQYKLSIKQKYESEWSSLSDEQESLSALYNEPVIIQKNENGSFKNISVDRLLMSYGAMPVILQGDSGSGKSIIAQKIMLDWASETSRHLNVVFYLRCEELMCVSEEINLIELLSYSCSLTSDQISQMLQHSPEKVLFIIDGFDELRLTQAIFDMSAITDPLQKAPPEVILCSLLRRYLIPKSKLLVTTRTRNTLNKLLKGQPCFTEIMGFSEKKVETYFQKFFSKEYDCVRANETLLTACSIPVICWIISEMFRVGADVTSGLETITSIHVDFVSTLLEHHCQGLSQSVSTLLRSLGQLAERGMLEQQVLFDEKNVNEIISDPDGNPFLCRFLSKRRIRQETMFTFMYHSFQEFFTALYYVLLDEEESQRKVRELLHTVERGWALSCWSDRDFSMADVEVRQSKLLQPVILFLCGLCKKEWIPSFFEKHNMAVSVNIETQLKEWISTYSQRYQNEHMLFILHCLYELHEKSFIRKVLEKLVLIDLSNSPLKMTDCWVLKYCLQCCEHIRNLKLHVTSDNLKMLQPELSRCKELWLMMDHIPDDVVGLVSAAAEGKILNKLNIKKLDNHGKLSGYLSGISVSVRDGDITLSIGTSVSNSSVTELTVTSPHSLISTIDWVKSQREWAFNSYGYLSSGQHEVRLLTFLQSASGLKKVCLHDSLLTKTFASEIPSFIQACPSLIELSINVSGQLMLEYTQSMKTSLEKMGWTLIVWGKLVLIKPCMERFTEEKLKTKREKSESERTLPQRESSDSVSLKAESSAHSSSEDVEVFTPELRDDEDKLKNTYRFVCAHAGQFQCSLTNLVFVMEGEGEVLYRVDSWDLRLLDGLGQMQPAGPLYNIDCFNGSLSGLHFPHCEILSVILFLRPITARQRDSILDVHLLPWNVPLSKVQGQHKESTHITTSSKCSLIPGSEYSLRCEPEGSTVQPMTEKFECNFGPNYHPTFEVFVNFNTEEVRLSLSDKTEGKEVWVPRRIVFT, encoded by the exons ATGGGTTCAGATACATCAAAAA CTTGTCCAGTACTCAAAACAAGGACATTGGAAGACCATTCTGAT GATTTCTCAAGATTATCAGAAAACGCACTACGTCAATataagctgtcaatcaaacagaAGTATGAGAGTGAGTGGAGCTCATTGTCTGATGAACAAGAGTCATTGTCTGCCCTGTATAATGAACCAGTGATCattcagaaaaatgaaaatggcagCTTTAAGAACATCAGTGTGGACAGATTGTTGATGTCATATGGTGCAATGCCTGTCATTCTCCAAGGCGACTCTGGCAGTGGCAAATCCATCATAGCACAGAAGATCATGTTAGACTGGGCATCTGAAACTTCTAGACATTTGAACGTAGTTTTCTATCTGAGGTGTGAAGAGCTGATGTGTGTTTCTGAGGAGATTAACCTCATTGAGCTCTTGAGCTACAGCTGTAGTTTAACATCAGATCAGATCTCACAGATGTTACAACATTCACCAGAGAAGGTGCTTTTCATCATTGATGGATTTGATGAACTGAGACTTACGCAGGCCATTTTTGACATGTCAGCAATTACTGATCCACTTCAAAAAGCCCCACCTGAGGTTATTCTATGTTCCCTGTTGAGGAGATATCTCATCCCTAAATCCAAACTGCTGGTCACCACCAGAACTAGGAACACATTGAACAAGCTGCTGAAAGGACAACCATGTTTCACTGAAATCATGGGTTTCTCTGAGAAGAAGGTGGAGACATATTTCCAGAAGTTCTTCAGCAAAGAGTATGACTGTGTGAGAGCAAATGAAACCCTCCTCACTGCCTGCTCCATTCCTGTTATCTGCTGGATCATCAGTGAGATGTTCAGAGTTGGTGCAGATGTAACAAGCGGACTGGAAACCATCACCTCCATCCACGTTGACTTTGTGTCCACTCTACTAGAGCATCACTGCCAGGGTTTGAGTCAGTCTGTCTCAACCTTGCTGAGGAGTCTGGGTCAGCTGGCAGAGAGAGGGATGCTGGAACAACAAGTGCTTTTTgatgagaaaaatgtaaatgaaataatttcagACCCTGATGGGAATCCATTCCTGTGTAGGTTCCTCTCTAAGAGAAGAATCCGTCAGGAGACAATGTTCACTTTCATGTATCATAGCTTTCAGGAGTTCTTCACCGCTCTGTACTATGTTCTTCTGGATGAAGAAGAGTCCCAGAGGAAAGTGAGGGAGCTGCTTCACACTGTAGAGAGAGGATGGGCTTTGTCCTGTTGGTCTGATAGAGACTTTTCAATGGCAGATGTAGAAGTAAGACAGTCAAAGCTGCTGCAGCCTGTGATTCTGTTCCTCTGTGGTCTTTGTAAAAAAGAATGGATCCCATCGTTTTTTGAAAAGCACAACATGGCTGTCTCTGTCAACATAGAAACCCAGCTTAAGGAATGGATCAGTACATATTCACAGAGATATCAAAATGAACACATGCTGTTCATTCTCCATTGTCTCTATGAGCTTCATGAAAAGAGCTTCATTAGAAAAGTCTTGGAAAAATTGGTTTTGATAGATCTGTCGAATTCACCACTGAAAATGACGGACTGTTGGGTGCTGAAGTACTGTTTACAGTGCTGTGAACACATCAGAAACCTGAAACTCCATGTAACATCTGATAATCTGAAGATGCTCCAGCCTGAACTGTCCCGCTGTAAAGAGCTGTG GTTGATGATGGATCACATTCCAGATGATGTTGTTGGTTTGGTCTCAGCTGCTGCTGAAGGAAAGATTTTGAACAAACTCaa TATAAAGAAGCTTGACAACCATGGAAAACTAAGTGGATACCTCTCAGGAATCTCTGTGTCAGTCAGAGATGGAGACATCAC GTTGTCTATTGGCACATCAGTGTCCAATTCATCAGTCACAGAATTAACTGTAACCTCTCCACACTCATTGATTTCCACCATCGACTGGGTGAAATCACAGAGAGAATGGGCATTTAACAGTTATGGATATTT AAGTTCTGGGCAACATGAAGTTAGACTGTTGACGTTCCTGCAATCAGCGTCTGGTTTGAAGAAAGTCTGTCTGCATGATTCACTTCTGACTAAAACATTTGCCTCTGAAATCCCGTCCTTCATTCAGGCCTGTCCCAGTTTGATTGAACTCAG TATAAATGTCAGCGGTCAGTTAATGTTGGAGTACACCCAGTCCATGAAGACTTCATTGGAGAAGATGGGTTGGACTCTGATTGT CTGGGGGAAATTAGTGTTGATCAAGCCATGCATGGAGAGATTTACGGAAGAGAAGCTGAAGACAAAGCGGGAAAAGAGTGAGAGTGAAA GGACACTGCCACAGCGAGAGAGTTCAGATTCTGTGTCATTAAAAGCTGAATCATCAGCACACTCA TCCTCAGAAGATGTGGAAGTGTTCACACCAGAATTGAGAGATGATGAAGACAAACTCAAGAATACATACAG GTTTGTGTGTGCACATGCTGGTCAGTTTCAGTGCAGTCTGACTAACCTTGTGTTTGTGATGGAGGGTGAAGGAGAGGTGCTGTATAGAGTTGACTCATGGGATCTTCGTCTGTTAGATGGTTTGGGTCAGATGCAGCCTGCAGGACCCTTGTACAACATTGACTGTTTTAATGGTTCACTCTCAGGATTGCACTTTCCTCATTGTGAAATACTCTCtg TGATTCTCTTTCTACGACCAATAACTGCGAGACAGAGAGACAGCATACTGGATGTTCATTTACTCCCGTGGAACGTTCCACTGTCAAAg GTCCAGGGCCAGCACAAAGAGAGTACACACATTACAACCAGTTCAAAGTGCTCTCTCATCCCGGGATCAGAATACAGTCTGCGCTGTGAACCAGAGGGATCTACAGTGCAGCCAATG ACTGAGAAGTTTGAGTGTAATTTTGGTCCAAACTATCATCCCACCTTTGAAGTGTTTGTAAATTTCAACACTGAGGAGGTCAGACTGAGTCTTTCGGATAAAACTGAAGGAAAGGAAGTATGGGTTCCTCGACGAATCGTTTTCacatga
- the LOC131551371 gene encoding NACHT, LRR and PYD domains-containing protein 1 homolog isoform X1, with protein MGSDTSKTCPVLKTRTLEDHSDDFSRLSENALRQYKLSIKQKYESEWSSLSDEQESLSALYNEPVIIQKNENGSFKNISVDRLLMSYGAMPVILQGDSGSGKSIIAQKIMLDWASETSRHLNVVFYLRCEELMCVSEEINLIELLSYSCSLTSDQISQMLQHSPEKVLFIIDGFDELRLTQAIFDMSAITDPLQKAPPEVILCSLLRRYLIPKSKLLVTTRTRNTLNKLLKGQPCFTEIMGFSEKKVETYFQKFFSKEYDCVRANETLLTACSIPVICWIISEMFRVGADVTSGLETITSIHVDFVSTLLEHHCQGLSQSVSTLLRSLGQLAERGMLEQQVLFDEKNVNEIISDPDGNPFLCRFLSKRRIRQETMFTFMYHSFQEFFTALYYVLLDEEESQRKVRELLHTVERGWALSCWSDRDFSMADVEVRQSKLLQPVILFLCGLCKKEWIPSFFEKHNMAVSVNIETQLKEWISTYSQRYQNEHMLFILHCLYELHEKSFIRKVLEKLVLIDLSNSPLKMTDCWVLKYCLQCCEHIRNLKLHVTSDNLKMLQPELSRCKELWLMMDHIPDDVVGLVSAAAEGKILNKLNIKKLDNHGKLSGYLSGISVSVRDGDITLSIGTSVSNSSVTELTVTSPHSLISTIDWVKSQREWAFNSYGYLSSGQHEVRLLTFLQSASGLKKVCLHDSLLTKTFASEIPSFIQACPSLIELSINVSGQLMLEYTQSMKTSLEKMGWTLIVWGKLVLIKPCMERFTEEKLKTKREKSESERTLPQRESSDSVSLKAESSAHSSSEDVEVFTPELRDDEDKLKNTYRFVCAHAGQFQCSLTNLVFVMEGEGEVLYRVDSWDLRLLDGLGQMQPAGPLYNIDCFNGSLSGLHFPHCEILSEENKDILAVAHFTGGNVETMKPLKVTETHVMTDIRDLSLFGLLKRKIFPSCPVIVQVILFLRPITARQRDSILDVHLLPWNVPLSKVQGQHKESTHITTSSKCSLIPGSEYSLRCEPEGSTVQPMTEKFECNFGPNYHPTFEVFVNFNTEEVRLSLSDKTEGKEVWVPRRIVFT; from the exons ATGGGTTCAGATACATCAAAAA CTTGTCCAGTACTCAAAACAAGGACATTGGAAGACCATTCTGAT GATTTCTCAAGATTATCAGAAAACGCACTACGTCAATataagctgtcaatcaaacagaAGTATGAGAGTGAGTGGAGCTCATTGTCTGATGAACAAGAGTCATTGTCTGCCCTGTATAATGAACCAGTGATCattcagaaaaatgaaaatggcagCTTTAAGAACATCAGTGTGGACAGATTGTTGATGTCATATGGTGCAATGCCTGTCATTCTCCAAGGCGACTCTGGCAGTGGCAAATCCATCATAGCACAGAAGATCATGTTAGACTGGGCATCTGAAACTTCTAGACATTTGAACGTAGTTTTCTATCTGAGGTGTGAAGAGCTGATGTGTGTTTCTGAGGAGATTAACCTCATTGAGCTCTTGAGCTACAGCTGTAGTTTAACATCAGATCAGATCTCACAGATGTTACAACATTCACCAGAGAAGGTGCTTTTCATCATTGATGGATTTGATGAACTGAGACTTACGCAGGCCATTTTTGACATGTCAGCAATTACTGATCCACTTCAAAAAGCCCCACCTGAGGTTATTCTATGTTCCCTGTTGAGGAGATATCTCATCCCTAAATCCAAACTGCTGGTCACCACCAGAACTAGGAACACATTGAACAAGCTGCTGAAAGGACAACCATGTTTCACTGAAATCATGGGTTTCTCTGAGAAGAAGGTGGAGACATATTTCCAGAAGTTCTTCAGCAAAGAGTATGACTGTGTGAGAGCAAATGAAACCCTCCTCACTGCCTGCTCCATTCCTGTTATCTGCTGGATCATCAGTGAGATGTTCAGAGTTGGTGCAGATGTAACAAGCGGACTGGAAACCATCACCTCCATCCACGTTGACTTTGTGTCCACTCTACTAGAGCATCACTGCCAGGGTTTGAGTCAGTCTGTCTCAACCTTGCTGAGGAGTCTGGGTCAGCTGGCAGAGAGAGGGATGCTGGAACAACAAGTGCTTTTTgatgagaaaaatgtaaatgaaataatttcagACCCTGATGGGAATCCATTCCTGTGTAGGTTCCTCTCTAAGAGAAGAATCCGTCAGGAGACAATGTTCACTTTCATGTATCATAGCTTTCAGGAGTTCTTCACCGCTCTGTACTATGTTCTTCTGGATGAAGAAGAGTCCCAGAGGAAAGTGAGGGAGCTGCTTCACACTGTAGAGAGAGGATGGGCTTTGTCCTGTTGGTCTGATAGAGACTTTTCAATGGCAGATGTAGAAGTAAGACAGTCAAAGCTGCTGCAGCCTGTGATTCTGTTCCTCTGTGGTCTTTGTAAAAAAGAATGGATCCCATCGTTTTTTGAAAAGCACAACATGGCTGTCTCTGTCAACATAGAAACCCAGCTTAAGGAATGGATCAGTACATATTCACAGAGATATCAAAATGAACACATGCTGTTCATTCTCCATTGTCTCTATGAGCTTCATGAAAAGAGCTTCATTAGAAAAGTCTTGGAAAAATTGGTTTTGATAGATCTGTCGAATTCACCACTGAAAATGACGGACTGTTGGGTGCTGAAGTACTGTTTACAGTGCTGTGAACACATCAGAAACCTGAAACTCCATGTAACATCTGATAATCTGAAGATGCTCCAGCCTGAACTGTCCCGCTGTAAAGAGCTGTG GTTGATGATGGATCACATTCCAGATGATGTTGTTGGTTTGGTCTCAGCTGCTGCTGAAGGAAAGATTTTGAACAAACTCaa TATAAAGAAGCTTGACAACCATGGAAAACTAAGTGGATACCTCTCAGGAATCTCTGTGTCAGTCAGAGATGGAGACATCAC GTTGTCTATTGGCACATCAGTGTCCAATTCATCAGTCACAGAATTAACTGTAACCTCTCCACACTCATTGATTTCCACCATCGACTGGGTGAAATCACAGAGAGAATGGGCATTTAACAGTTATGGATATTT AAGTTCTGGGCAACATGAAGTTAGACTGTTGACGTTCCTGCAATCAGCGTCTGGTTTGAAGAAAGTCTGTCTGCATGATTCACTTCTGACTAAAACATTTGCCTCTGAAATCCCGTCCTTCATTCAGGCCTGTCCCAGTTTGATTGAACTCAG TATAAATGTCAGCGGTCAGTTAATGTTGGAGTACACCCAGTCCATGAAGACTTCATTGGAGAAGATGGGTTGGACTCTGATTGT CTGGGGGAAATTAGTGTTGATCAAGCCATGCATGGAGAGATTTACGGAAGAGAAGCTGAAGACAAAGCGGGAAAAGAGTGAGAGTGAAA GGACACTGCCACAGCGAGAGAGTTCAGATTCTGTGTCATTAAAAGCTGAATCATCAGCACACTCA TCCTCAGAAGATGTGGAAGTGTTCACACCAGAATTGAGAGATGATGAAGACAAACTCAAGAATACATACAG GTTTGTGTGTGCACATGCTGGTCAGTTTCAGTGCAGTCTGACTAACCTTGTGTTTGTGATGGAGGGTGAAGGAGAGGTGCTGTATAGAGTTGACTCATGGGATCTTCGTCTGTTAGATGGTTTGGGTCAGATGCAGCCTGCAGGACCCTTGTACAACATTGACTGTTTTAATGGTTCACTCTCAGGATTGCACTTTCCTCATTGTGAAATACTCTCtg AGGAAAACAAAGACATTTTGGCTGTAGCGCATTTCACTGGTGGTAATGTAGAAACAATGAAGCCACTTAAAGTGACTGAAACTCATGTGATGACTGACATCAGAGATCTCTCCCTATTTGGGCTCTTAAAAAGAAAGATCTTTCCTTCATGCCCTGTCATTGTCCAAGTGATTCTCTTTCTACGACCAATAACTGCGAGACAGAGAGACAGCATACTGGATGTTCATTTACTCCCGTGGAACGTTCCACTGTCAAAg GTCCAGGGCCAGCACAAAGAGAGTACACACATTACAACCAGTTCAAAGTGCTCTCTCATCCCGGGATCAGAATACAGTCTGCGCTGTGAACCAGAGGGATCTACAGTGCAGCCAATG ACTGAGAAGTTTGAGTGTAATTTTGGTCCAAACTATCATCCCACCTTTGAAGTGTTTGTAAATTTCAACACTGAGGAGGTCAGACTGAGTCTTTCGGATAAAACTGAAGGAAAGGAAGTATGGGTTCCTCGACGAATCGTTTTCacatga
- the LOC131551371 gene encoding NACHT, LRR and PYD domains-containing protein 1 homolog isoform X4, whose product MGSDTSKTCPVLKTRTLEDHSDDFSRLSENALRQYKLSIKQKYESEWSSLSDEQESLSALYNEPVIIQKNENGSFKNISVDRLLMSYGAMPVILQGDSGSGKSIIAQKIMLDWASETSRHLNVVFYLRCEELMCVSEEINLIELLSYSCSLTSDQISQMLQHSPEKVLFIIDGFDELRLTQAIFDMSAITDPLQKAPPEVILCSLLRRYLIPKSKLLVTTRTRNTLNKLLKGQPCFTEIMGFSEKKVETYFQKFFSKEYDCVRANETLLTACSIPVICWIISEMFRVGADVTSGLETITSIHVDFVSTLLEHHCQGLSQSVSTLLRSLGQLAERGMLEQQVLFDEKNVNEIISDPDGNPFLCRFLSKRRIRQETMFTFMYHSFQEFFTALYYVLLDEEESQRKVRELLHTVERGWALSCWSDRDFSMADVEVRQSKLLQPVILFLCGLCKKEWIPSFFEKHNMAVSVNIETQLKEWISTYSQRYQNEHMLFILHCLYELHEKSFIRKVLEKLVLIDLSNSPLKMTDCWVLKYCLQCCEHIRNLKLHVTSDNLKMLQPELSRCKELWLMMDHIPDDVVGLVSAAAEGKILNKLNIKKLDNHGKLSGYLSGISVSVRDGDITLSIGTSVSNSSVTELTVTSPHSLISTIDWVKSQREWAFNSYGYLSSGQHEVRLLTFLQSASGLKKVCLHDSLLTKTFASEIPSFIQACPSLIELSINVSGQLMLEYTQSMKTSLEKMGWTLIVWGKLVLIKPCMERFTEEKLKTKREKSESERTLPQRESSDSVSLKAESSAHSSSEDVEVFTPELRDDEDKLKNTYRFVCAHAGQFQCSLTNLVFVMEGEGEVLYRVDSWDLRLLDGLGQMQPAGPLYNIDCFNGSLSGLHFPHCEILSGPGPAQREYTHYNQFKVLSHPGIRIQSAL is encoded by the exons ATGGGTTCAGATACATCAAAAA CTTGTCCAGTACTCAAAACAAGGACATTGGAAGACCATTCTGAT GATTTCTCAAGATTATCAGAAAACGCACTACGTCAATataagctgtcaatcaaacagaAGTATGAGAGTGAGTGGAGCTCATTGTCTGATGAACAAGAGTCATTGTCTGCCCTGTATAATGAACCAGTGATCattcagaaaaatgaaaatggcagCTTTAAGAACATCAGTGTGGACAGATTGTTGATGTCATATGGTGCAATGCCTGTCATTCTCCAAGGCGACTCTGGCAGTGGCAAATCCATCATAGCACAGAAGATCATGTTAGACTGGGCATCTGAAACTTCTAGACATTTGAACGTAGTTTTCTATCTGAGGTGTGAAGAGCTGATGTGTGTTTCTGAGGAGATTAACCTCATTGAGCTCTTGAGCTACAGCTGTAGTTTAACATCAGATCAGATCTCACAGATGTTACAACATTCACCAGAGAAGGTGCTTTTCATCATTGATGGATTTGATGAACTGAGACTTACGCAGGCCATTTTTGACATGTCAGCAATTACTGATCCACTTCAAAAAGCCCCACCTGAGGTTATTCTATGTTCCCTGTTGAGGAGATATCTCATCCCTAAATCCAAACTGCTGGTCACCACCAGAACTAGGAACACATTGAACAAGCTGCTGAAAGGACAACCATGTTTCACTGAAATCATGGGTTTCTCTGAGAAGAAGGTGGAGACATATTTCCAGAAGTTCTTCAGCAAAGAGTATGACTGTGTGAGAGCAAATGAAACCCTCCTCACTGCCTGCTCCATTCCTGTTATCTGCTGGATCATCAGTGAGATGTTCAGAGTTGGTGCAGATGTAACAAGCGGACTGGAAACCATCACCTCCATCCACGTTGACTTTGTGTCCACTCTACTAGAGCATCACTGCCAGGGTTTGAGTCAGTCTGTCTCAACCTTGCTGAGGAGTCTGGGTCAGCTGGCAGAGAGAGGGATGCTGGAACAACAAGTGCTTTTTgatgagaaaaatgtaaatgaaataatttcagACCCTGATGGGAATCCATTCCTGTGTAGGTTCCTCTCTAAGAGAAGAATCCGTCAGGAGACAATGTTCACTTTCATGTATCATAGCTTTCAGGAGTTCTTCACCGCTCTGTACTATGTTCTTCTGGATGAAGAAGAGTCCCAGAGGAAAGTGAGGGAGCTGCTTCACACTGTAGAGAGAGGATGGGCTTTGTCCTGTTGGTCTGATAGAGACTTTTCAATGGCAGATGTAGAAGTAAGACAGTCAAAGCTGCTGCAGCCTGTGATTCTGTTCCTCTGTGGTCTTTGTAAAAAAGAATGGATCCCATCGTTTTTTGAAAAGCACAACATGGCTGTCTCTGTCAACATAGAAACCCAGCTTAAGGAATGGATCAGTACATATTCACAGAGATATCAAAATGAACACATGCTGTTCATTCTCCATTGTCTCTATGAGCTTCATGAAAAGAGCTTCATTAGAAAAGTCTTGGAAAAATTGGTTTTGATAGATCTGTCGAATTCACCACTGAAAATGACGGACTGTTGGGTGCTGAAGTACTGTTTACAGTGCTGTGAACACATCAGAAACCTGAAACTCCATGTAACATCTGATAATCTGAAGATGCTCCAGCCTGAACTGTCCCGCTGTAAAGAGCTGTG GTTGATGATGGATCACATTCCAGATGATGTTGTTGGTTTGGTCTCAGCTGCTGCTGAAGGAAAGATTTTGAACAAACTCaa TATAAAGAAGCTTGACAACCATGGAAAACTAAGTGGATACCTCTCAGGAATCTCTGTGTCAGTCAGAGATGGAGACATCAC GTTGTCTATTGGCACATCAGTGTCCAATTCATCAGTCACAGAATTAACTGTAACCTCTCCACACTCATTGATTTCCACCATCGACTGGGTGAAATCACAGAGAGAATGGGCATTTAACAGTTATGGATATTT AAGTTCTGGGCAACATGAAGTTAGACTGTTGACGTTCCTGCAATCAGCGTCTGGTTTGAAGAAAGTCTGTCTGCATGATTCACTTCTGACTAAAACATTTGCCTCTGAAATCCCGTCCTTCATTCAGGCCTGTCCCAGTTTGATTGAACTCAG TATAAATGTCAGCGGTCAGTTAATGTTGGAGTACACCCAGTCCATGAAGACTTCATTGGAGAAGATGGGTTGGACTCTGATTGT CTGGGGGAAATTAGTGTTGATCAAGCCATGCATGGAGAGATTTACGGAAGAGAAGCTGAAGACAAAGCGGGAAAAGAGTGAGAGTGAAA GGACACTGCCACAGCGAGAGAGTTCAGATTCTGTGTCATTAAAAGCTGAATCATCAGCACACTCA TCCTCAGAAGATGTGGAAGTGTTCACACCAGAATTGAGAGATGATGAAGACAAACTCAAGAATACATACAG GTTTGTGTGTGCACATGCTGGTCAGTTTCAGTGCAGTCTGACTAACCTTGTGTTTGTGATGGAGGGTGAAGGAGAGGTGCTGTATAGAGTTGACTCATGGGATCTTCGTCTGTTAGATGGTTTGGGTCAGATGCAGCCTGCAGGACCCTTGTACAACATTGACTGTTTTAATGGTTCACTCTCAGGATTGCACTTTCCTCATTGTGAAATACTCTCtg GTCCAGGGCCAGCACAAAGAGAGTACACACATTACAACCAGTTCAAAGTGCTCTCTCATCCCGGGATCAGAATACAGTCTGCGCTGTGA